A genomic window from Algoriphagus sp. Y33 includes:
- a CDS encoding DUF3892 domain-containing protein: MRKLIVHFIQKDSKSKDSILILKIGGVNNTGQRWAISTKEAIEGIRSGSWELFVLANTNEIPVRIKETENTPPILFAQGDGYLHNILEDLPEINWEEIL; this comes from the coding sequence ATGAGAAAATTAATCGTCCATTTTATACAAAAGGATTCCAAGAGTAAAGATTCAATTCTTATCCTAAAGATCGGAGGAGTTAACAATACTGGTCAGCGATGGGCGATCAGCACCAAAGAGGCTATCGAAGGGATACGTTCCGGAAGTTGGGAGTTGTTTGTTTTAGCAAACACCAATGAAATCCCGGTGCGAATCAAAGAGACCGAAAACACACCTCCGATATTATTTGCCCAGGGAGACGGTTACCTCCACAACATACTGGAAGATCTACCGGAAATCAATTGGGAGGAAATTCTTTAA
- a CDS encoding Fic family protein has translation MEKNIPIHLQEIIYSSSDPTISRFVSKLEKEGKIRKIAPRLYSANFEDSPAAIIRRNLFSVLGKLYPGAVLSHRSALEFKPTNAGQIFLTYKYTKKIELPGIMIHFLKGNGPIEGDNPLSGELYASQRERVFLENLQVSRRPGPDSKTLTFPEIEDRLEQIIRVNGEQELNKIRDRARILAKELNMQTEFDKLNKIISALLTTHPATILKSPVAAARAFGNPYDPARISLFEMLFQELVQQEFKYREEQNLSNKSYRNFAFFESYFSNYIEGTVFEVAEAKQIIQTQQPLLKRNEDSHDVLGTYKIVSNKSEMSTTPNSPEELLTILSYRHQLLLSARADKNPGSFKHINNYAGQTEFVDSSLVRGTLIKSFDFYQALKHPFAKAAYIMFVISEIHPFLDGNGRVARVMMNAELTKAMQSKIIIPTVYREDYLGALRKLTRQNDPKPYIRMLSRTHEFSATIVSEDMDKMQALLEQSNAFLEHTEGKLRIIG, from the coding sequence ATGGAAAAAAACATCCCAATCCACTTACAGGAAATTATATATAGCTCCTCTGATCCAACCATCTCCAGATTTGTTTCAAAACTGGAAAAAGAAGGTAAAATCAGAAAAATTGCACCTAGATTATATTCAGCTAATTTCGAGGATAGTCCAGCAGCTATCATAAGAAGAAATCTGTTTTCTGTTCTTGGGAAATTATATCCAGGAGCAGTATTAAGCCATCGTTCTGCGCTGGAATTTAAGCCTACGAATGCAGGTCAGATATTTCTGACGTATAAATACACCAAGAAAATTGAATTGCCGGGCATAATGATCCACTTTTTGAAAGGTAACGGGCCAATAGAAGGAGACAACCCATTATCTGGGGAGTTGTATGCTTCCCAACGTGAACGGGTATTTTTGGAGAATCTACAGGTCTCAAGAAGACCGGGGCCTGATTCAAAAACGTTGACATTTCCTGAAATAGAAGATCGCCTGGAACAAATTATAAGGGTAAATGGAGAACAGGAGCTGAATAAAATAAGAGACCGGGCTAGGATCCTAGCGAAGGAATTAAATATGCAAACCGAGTTTGATAAACTAAACAAGATAATCAGTGCACTACTGACAACGCATCCGGCAACTATATTAAAATCTCCGGTAGCTGCCGCACGTGCATTTGGTAATCCCTATGATCCTGCCAGGATTAGTTTATTCGAAATGTTGTTTCAGGAATTGGTTCAACAGGAATTCAAATACAGGGAAGAGCAAAACCTCAGTAACAAGTCGTACAGGAATTTTGCGTTTTTTGAAAGTTATTTTTCTAATTACATCGAGGGTACCGTTTTCGAAGTTGCGGAAGCAAAGCAAATTATCCAGACCCAACAACCACTTTTAAAGAGAAATGAAGATTCGCATGACGTTTTGGGGACCTACAAGATTGTCTCAAATAAAAGCGAAATGAGTACTACTCCCAATTCACCTGAGGAATTACTTACCATATTGAGTTATAGACACCAGCTATTGTTATCAGCTAGGGCAGATAAGAATCCCGGAAGTTTTAAGCATATTAATAATTATGCCGGTCAAACTGAATTTGTTGATTCTTCACTTGTAAGGGGAACGCTGATCAAAAGTTTTGACTTTTACCAAGCACTCAAGCACCCATTTGCGAAGGCAGCCTATATTATGTTCGTTATCAGCGAAATTCATCCGTTTTTGGATGGAAACGGGCGTGTGGCCAGGGTAATGATGAATGCTGAGCTAACAAAAGCAATGCAATCCAAAATAATAATACCAACAGTATATAGGGAGGATTATTTGGGAGCCTTAAGAAAATTAACCAGACAAAATGATCCTAAGCCCTATATTCGAATGCTTTCCCGCACCCATGAATTTAGCGCCACGATTGTAAGCGAAGACATGGACAAAATGCAGGCACTGTTGGAACAAAGCAATGCCTTTTTGGAACATACAGAGGGAAAATTAAGAATTATTGGCTAA